Proteins encoded by one window of Streptococcus suis S735:
- a CDS encoding SGNH/GDSL hydrolase family protein — protein sequence MNNRKLIQGFVFFFLTILGSIFLFHQLIPVASSRISRQELTVSEKISFRYVALGDSLTEGVGDTTGQGGFVPLLAQSLTNDYGYEVDYKNFGVSGNTSNQILKRMKEDGELISYLKTADLLTLTVGGNDLRKAIIKNIANLKVSTFDKPAKDYGKQLDTIIKTARKNKPNLPIYVVGIYNPLYLNFPELTEMQTIVDNWNTMTEQITEKYQHVYFVPINDLLYKGLEGEAGISQNGSQVTNNLLYEEDSFHPNNTGYEIMKKAILERMNETTESWEP from the coding sequence ATGAATAATAGGAAGTTGATTCAAGGCTTTGTTTTCTTTTTTCTGACAATTCTAGGGTCGATTTTTCTATTTCATCAGCTCATTCCTGTTGCCTCATCTCGCATCTCCAGACAAGAGCTTACCGTATCAGAAAAAATCAGTTTTCGATATGTGGCACTTGGTGATTCTTTGACAGAAGGTGTTGGAGATACAACTGGACAGGGGGGATTTGTTCCCTTGTTGGCTCAATCTCTAACTAATGATTATGGTTATGAAGTAGATTATAAAAATTTCGGAGTTTCTGGGAATACCAGTAATCAGATTCTTAAACGAATGAAGGAAGATGGAGAGCTGATAAGTTACTTAAAAACAGCAGATCTGTTAACTCTGACAGTTGGTGGCAACGATTTGCGCAAGGCTATTATTAAAAACATTGCCAATCTCAAAGTTTCAACTTTTGATAAGCCCGCAAAAGATTACGGAAAACAATTGGATACAATTATTAAGACAGCGCGTAAGAATAAACCAAATCTTCCCATCTATGTTGTCGGGATTTACAATCCACTCTACCTCAATTTTCCTGAATTGACAGAAATGCAGACAATTGTTGATAATTGGAATACGATGACAGAACAGATAACTGAAAAATATCAGCATGTCTACTTTGTTCCGATCAATGATTTGCTTTATAAAGGATTGGAAGGGGAGGCTGGTATTAGTCAAAATGGTAGCCAAGTTACCAATAATTTACTGTATGAGGAAGACAGTTTCCATCCCAATAATACTGGATATGAGATTATGAAAAAAGCGATATTGGAGAGAATGAATGAGACCACGGAAAGCTGGGAACCTTAA
- a CDS encoding DegV family protein: protein MSKIKIVTDSSTTIEPSLVEELNITVVPLSVMVDGVVYSDNDLKEGEFLELMRGSKNLPKTSQPPVGLFAETFAELAKDGSQIIAILLSHALSGTVEAARQGATLSGADVTILDSSFTDQAEKFQVVEAARMAQAGASKEEILAAIETVKEKTELYIGVSTLENLVKGGRIGRVQGMLSSLLNIRVIMEMKDHQLTPIVKGRGNKTFKKWLEEFTATLADKKVAEIGISYSGTADFANEMKSQLQEYVSKEISVLETGSIIQTHTGEDAWAILLRYE, encoded by the coding sequence ATGTCAAAGATTAAGATTGTTACGGATTCAAGTACGACTATCGAACCCAGTTTGGTCGAAGAATTGAATATAACAGTTGTTCCATTATCTGTAATGGTTGACGGAGTCGTATACTCTGACAACGATTTAAAAGAAGGAGAATTCTTAGAGCTCATGCGTGGGTCGAAAAACTTGCCAAAAACAAGCCAGCCCCCAGTAGGACTCTTTGCGGAAACTTTTGCTGAATTGGCTAAAGACGGCAGTCAGATTATTGCCATTCTCTTGTCGCATGCCTTGTCAGGGACAGTAGAAGCTGCTAGACAAGGAGCAACCCTTTCTGGTGCTGATGTGACAATACTCGATTCAAGCTTTACAGATCAGGCTGAAAAATTCCAAGTTGTAGAAGCAGCACGCATGGCACAAGCTGGTGCCAGCAAAGAAGAAATCCTTGCAGCTATTGAAACAGTCAAAGAAAAAACGGAATTATACATCGGTGTATCAACCCTAGAAAATCTAGTCAAGGGTGGTCGTATTGGACGTGTTCAAGGGATGCTGAGTAGCCTACTCAATATCCGTGTCATCATGGAAATGAAAGACCATCAGCTGACTCCGATTGTCAAGGGACGAGGCAATAAGACCTTTAAAAAATGGCTGGAAGAGTTCACGGCAACTCTAGCAGATAAAAAAGTAGCCGAGATTGGTATTTCCTATTCAGGAACGGCAGATTTTGCAAATGAAATGAAGAGTCAATTACAAGAGTACGTCTCAAAAGAAATTTCTGTTTTAGAGACAGGTTCCATCATTCAAACTCATACTGGTGAGGATGCCTGGGCTATTTTGCTTCGTTATGAATAA
- the recN gene encoding DNA repair protein RecN: protein MLLEVSIKNFAIIEQVSLNFENGMTILSGETGAGKSIIIDAMNLMLGARATTDVIRHGAAKAEIEGLFSFENSRALEQILLEQGIEVADELIIRREILQNGRSVSRVNGQMVNLSVLKQIGQYLVDIHGQHDQEELMKSQHHIRLLDSFGEDEFWSLKDRYQTTFDAYRSLRKRVLEKQKNEQEHKARIEMLEYQIAEIEAADLKSGEDIQLNQERDKLLNHKQIADTLTNAYALLDNEDFSSLNNLRSAMSDLQSLEEFDPDYKQLSSSLTEAYYVVEDITKRLSDVVDNLDFDGNRLMQLESRLDLLNTITKKYGGTVDDVLDYFSKISEEYNLLTGNDLSGDDLEVQLKNLEKELVERAGQLSQSRHELAVVLEDIIRQELQDLYMEKARFQVRFTKGKFNREGNETVEFYISTNPGEDFKPLVKVASGGELSRLMLAIKSAFARKEGKTSIVFDEVDTGVSGRVAQAIAQKIYKIGQYGQVLAISHLPQVIAIADYQFFIEKISDEHSTVSRVRLLTKEERIEEIAKMLAGDKITDAARNQAKELVEKG from the coding sequence ATGTTACTAGAAGTGTCCATTAAAAACTTCGCCATTATTGAGCAGGTATCACTGAATTTTGAAAACGGGATGACCATCCTATCTGGTGAAACAGGTGCAGGTAAATCCATTATCATTGATGCCATGAACCTGATGCTAGGGGCGCGTGCGACGACAGATGTTATCAGACATGGGGCCGCCAAGGCTGAGATTGAAGGGCTCTTTTCCTTTGAAAATAGCAGAGCTCTCGAGCAAATTTTGCTTGAACAGGGGATTGAAGTAGCTGACGAACTCATTATCCGCCGTGAAATCCTGCAAAATGGCCGTTCGGTCAGCCGTGTCAATGGACAAATGGTCAATTTATCTGTCTTGAAACAGATTGGGCAATATTTAGTAGATATTCATGGTCAACATGACCAGGAAGAATTGATGAAATCCCAGCACCATATCCGTCTTTTGGACAGTTTCGGAGAAGATGAATTTTGGAGTCTTAAAGACCGTTATCAGACAACCTTTGATGCCTATCGTAGTCTTCGCAAACGAGTTCTTGAAAAGCAAAAAAATGAGCAAGAACACAAGGCGCGGATTGAGATGCTAGAATACCAAATTGCTGAAATCGAAGCAGCGGATTTGAAGTCTGGGGAAGATATTCAACTCAATCAGGAACGCGATAAACTGCTCAACCACAAACAAATTGCAGATACACTGACCAATGCCTATGCACTGTTAGACAATGAAGATTTTTCAAGCTTGAACAACCTACGCTCAGCTATGAGTGACTTGCAAAGTCTGGAAGAATTTGATCCAGACTACAAACAGCTCTCTTCTAGCCTGACAGAAGCTTATTATGTCGTTGAAGATATAACCAAGCGTCTCAGCGATGTGGTCGATAATCTAGATTTTGACGGCAATCGTCTCATGCAATTGGAAAGTCGTCTGGATTTGCTCAATACCATTACGAAGAAATATGGTGGAACTGTCGATGATGTTTTGGACTATTTTAGTAAAATCAGCGAAGAATACAATCTATTGACAGGCAATGATTTATCTGGAGATGATTTGGAAGTTCAGCTTAAGAACTTAGAGAAAGAATTGGTTGAACGAGCAGGTCAGCTCAGCCAATCACGCCATGAATTGGCTGTTGTTTTAGAAGATATTATCCGCCAAGAATTGCAAGACTTGTATATGGAGAAAGCTCGTTTCCAAGTTCGATTTACTAAAGGAAAATTTAATCGAGAAGGAAATGAAACAGTAGAATTTTACATCTCTACCAACCCAGGTGAAGACTTCAAGCCTCTGGTTAAGGTGGCTTCTGGAGGAGAATTGTCTCGCTTGATGTTGGCCATTAAGTCAGCCTTTGCCCGTAAAGAAGGCAAGACTTCCATCGTCTTTGACGAGGTGGATACAGGGGTGTCTGGACGTGTGGCCCAGGCCATTGCCCAGAAAATTTATAAAATCGGACAATATGGGCAAGTATTGGCGATTTCTCATCTACCACAAGTCATTGCTATTGCAGATTATCAGTTCTTTATTGAGAAAATATCCGACGAACATTCGACCGTTTCTCGTGTCCGTCTCTTGACCAAAGAAGAGCGTATTGAGGAAATTGCCAAGATGTTAGCCGGTGACAAAATCACAGATGCAGCCCGTAATCAAGCAAAAGAATTAGTAGAAAAAGGTTAG